From Micromonospora rifamycinica, a single genomic window includes:
- the sigM gene encoding RNA polymerase sigma factor SigM, with protein sequence MVGPGGHPPDPATVASGSVVLSHTDTADLDLLRAHVAGDRDAFTELFHRHRDRLWAVALRTTGDREEAADALQDALLSAHRAAGRFRGDSAVTTWLHRIVVNACLDRIRRRQAHPTLPLPDGNRTDDSGRVVGVEPAAPATDHDTALVVRQALAGLPVEQRAALILVDVQGYPVAEVARILGVAEGTVKSRCARGRARLAGVLGHLRTGDDTPTSRPAGTGPAGAGGTADGSSRTGRDVSDVTPGNRQPANGVRPGSGQTRRGAIQEET encoded by the coding sequence ATGGTCGGCCCCGGTGGGCACCCGCCCGACCCGGCGACCGTCGCGTCGGGGTCGGTCGTGCTGTCCCACACCGACACCGCCGACCTGGACCTGCTCCGCGCCCATGTGGCCGGTGACCGGGACGCCTTCACCGAGCTGTTCCACCGCCACCGCGACCGGCTCTGGGCGGTGGCCCTGCGGACCACCGGGGACCGGGAGGAGGCGGCGGACGCCCTCCAGGACGCGCTGCTCTCCGCCCACCGCGCCGCCGGCCGGTTCCGGGGCGACTCCGCCGTCACCACCTGGCTGCACCGGATCGTGGTCAACGCCTGCCTGGACCGGATCCGTCGCCGGCAGGCGCATCCCACCCTCCCGCTGCCCGACGGCAACCGCACCGACGATTCCGGTCGGGTCGTCGGCGTCGAGCCGGCCGCCCCGGCCACCGACCACGACACCGCCCTGGTGGTCCGCCAGGCCCTGGCCGGGCTGCCGGTCGAGCAGCGGGCCGCGCTGATCCTGGTGGACGTGCAGGGCTACCCGGTGGCCGAGGTCGCCCGGATTCTCGGCGTGGCCGAAGGGACGGTGAAGAGCCGTTGCGCCCGGGGCCGTGCCCGCCTGGCCGGAGTGCTCGGGCACCTACGGACCGGCGACGACACGCCGACGTCCCGTCCCGCCGGCACCGGTCCGGCCGGGGCGGGCGGCACCGCTGACGGCTCTTCCCGGACGGGTCGGGACGTTTCCGACGTCACACCCGGGAACCGGCAGCCGGCCAACGGCGTCCGACCGGGGTCGGGGCAGACCCGGCGGGGCGCCATCCAGGAGGAGACGTGA